Proteins co-encoded in one Rhodopirellula bahusiensis genomic window:
- a CDS encoding aldo/keto reductase, producing MLPPIIFGTSALGNLYQAVDRDTKRSIVSEWFAQCDGVVAADSAGKYGAGLALESMADALRSLQVAPDQILISNKLGWRRVPLTSPEPTFEPGAWVGLKHDAVQDISYDGILRCWEQGCELLSPYRPQLVSVHDPDEYLAAASGEDDRKRRWDDILGAYQALSELRDRGDVLAIGVGSKDWRVSEELAKSLPLDWVMLATSLTIRTHPEPLLDFVETMRLQGVSVINSAVFHAGFLTGGDHYDYRKVTGESVEDQELIAWRERFQIQCDRFNVRPAEACVAFGMSPPGVVATALNSSKPSRIAQNVQLVSSEPPAEFWESMKRDGLIDASYPHV from the coding sequence ATGCTCCCGCCAATCATTTTTGGCACCAGTGCGTTGGGCAACCTCTACCAAGCGGTCGATCGTGACACCAAACGGTCGATTGTGTCGGAATGGTTTGCTCAGTGCGATGGCGTCGTCGCTGCTGATTCGGCTGGAAAGTATGGAGCCGGGTTGGCGTTGGAAAGCATGGCGGATGCTCTGCGATCATTGCAGGTTGCTCCCGACCAGATTTTGATCAGCAATAAACTCGGTTGGCGGCGAGTTCCTCTGACCTCTCCCGAACCGACTTTCGAGCCCGGTGCTTGGGTTGGTTTAAAACATGATGCCGTTCAAGACATCAGCTACGATGGTATCCTGCGTTGTTGGGAACAAGGCTGCGAGTTGCTGTCGCCGTATCGGCCGCAATTGGTATCGGTCCATGATCCCGATGAGTACCTGGCGGCGGCATCCGGCGAAGACGATCGAAAACGTCGTTGGGATGATATCTTGGGTGCCTACCAGGCGCTGAGCGAACTTCGCGACCGCGGTGACGTTCTCGCGATCGGTGTTGGTTCAAAGGACTGGCGAGTCTCCGAGGAGTTGGCAAAGTCTCTTCCATTGGACTGGGTCATGCTCGCGACCAGTCTCACGATCCGGACACACCCCGAACCCTTGTTGGACTTTGTCGAGACGATGCGTCTTCAAGGTGTCAGTGTGATCAACTCCGCGGTTTTTCACGCGGGATTTCTGACTGGTGGCGACCACTACGATTATCGAAAAGTCACCGGCGAAAGTGTTGAAGATCAAGAGCTGATCGCGTGGCGAGAACGTTTCCAGATTCAGTGCGACCGATTCAACGTTCGCCCCGCTGAAGCATGCGTCGCCTTTGGTATGTCACCGCCCGGTGTCGTGGCAACGGCTTTGAACAGCAGCAAGCCCAGCCGGATTGCTCAGAATGTTCAGCTGGTTTCATCAGAGCCTCCCGCTGAGTTTTGGGAATCGATGAAACGCGACGGATTGATCGACGCGTCTTATCCCCACGTCTGA
- a CDS encoding formylglycine-generating enzyme family protein: MKTDRGFMVAYTQRIPGTNVEIEMVPVAGGTMDLKPPPPPPASWNDEWRAEQRGATYVPPKVDPDLKVQTVEIEPFWMGKFEITMEQYMPYRQLYYAHKKAAFRKGYERPGFDEVDGVSSPTDVYDYSYNFEFAGASDSPVPTTSQFAARQYTKWLSLTCKLDYRLPLRSEWQHACVSGQKPELLVDDVAVHFENTEKVETIRAGTKLASSLGLHDLQGNVSEWVIEDTATTGLFRGHVAIGGNFNLDAKDCQCDSILRSTEDWWDSDPDFPQSPWWATSDESRATGFRIISPLKQMSDQLRELYWEADSDRLREDVESRVESGRGTFGLVKP, translated from the coding sequence GTGAAAACCGACCGGGGATTCATGGTCGCCTACACTCAGCGAATTCCGGGGACGAACGTTGAGATCGAGATGGTTCCGGTTGCGGGTGGCACCATGGATTTGAAGCCTCCGCCTCCGCCACCAGCATCATGGAACGATGAATGGCGAGCGGAGCAAAGGGGAGCGACGTATGTCCCGCCAAAAGTCGATCCAGATCTCAAGGTGCAGACGGTAGAGATCGAACCGTTCTGGATGGGGAAGTTCGAAATCACGATGGAGCAGTACATGCCGTATCGGCAGTTGTACTACGCTCACAAAAAAGCGGCGTTTCGAAAGGGGTATGAGCGGCCCGGGTTTGACGAGGTGGATGGCGTTTCCAGCCCCACGGACGTCTACGATTATTCATACAATTTTGAATTTGCAGGTGCCTCTGATTCGCCGGTGCCCACCACAAGCCAATTCGCTGCGCGGCAGTACACGAAATGGTTGAGTCTGACCTGCAAACTGGACTACCGTTTGCCGCTCCGAAGTGAATGGCAGCACGCATGCGTTTCAGGCCAAAAGCCAGAGCTGCTGGTCGATGATGTTGCTGTTCACTTTGAGAACACAGAAAAGGTCGAGACAATTCGTGCGGGTACGAAACTCGCGAGTTCCTTGGGGCTGCACGATCTGCAGGGCAATGTTTCGGAATGGGTGATCGAGGATACCGCGACAACGGGTCTGTTTCGTGGGCACGTTGCCATCGGCGGGAATTTCAACTTGGATGCCAAGGATTGCCAATGCGATTCCATTCTTCGAAGCACCGAAGATTGGTGGGACTCGGATCCTGATTTTCCACAGAGTCCTTGGTGGGCAACATCAGACGAATCCCGCGCAACCGGTTTTCGAATCATCAGTCCTTTGAAACAGATGAGTGATCAGCTGCGTGAGCTGTACTGGGAAGCGGACTCGGATCGATTGCGAGAGGATGTTGAATCAAGGGTGGAGTCTGGCCGAGGAACCTTTGGTTTGGTGAAACCTTGA
- a CDS encoding dienelactone hydrolase family protein has translation MKLFTCMLFASAMWTATVAKAEVQTQTIVYQDGDVMLEGFLAFDTKVRPAGTKAESGKPGVLVVHQWMGLTDYERRRCRQLAELGYIAFALDIYGRGVRPADTGEAAEFSGKYKSDRELYRRRLNLGLEQLRKADNVAKDQIAAIGYCFGGTGVIELARSGAKVNGIVSFHGGLDSPSPDDGANIQAKVLVCHGADDPFVPKADVESMIAEFDAHDVDWQMNVYADAVHSFTQPMAGDDNSKGAAYNEKADLRSWDAMRVFFHELFAAKPAE, from the coding sequence GTGAAGCTGTTCACTTGCATGTTGTTTGCCAGCGCAATGTGGACGGCAACAGTCGCGAAGGCCGAAGTGCAAACGCAAACGATCGTCTACCAAGATGGCGACGTGATGCTAGAAGGGTTCCTAGCTTTCGATACCAAAGTTCGCCCCGCCGGAACAAAAGCGGAATCCGGCAAGCCTGGCGTCTTGGTGGTCCATCAATGGATGGGACTGACCGATTACGAACGCCGCCGTTGTCGCCAGTTGGCCGAACTGGGCTACATCGCCTTTGCACTTGATATTTACGGTCGCGGCGTTCGACCAGCCGACACGGGAGAGGCGGCTGAGTTCTCCGGGAAGTACAAGAGTGATCGCGAACTGTACCGCCGCCGTCTGAACCTAGGTTTGGAACAACTTCGAAAAGCGGACAACGTCGCGAAAGATCAGATCGCTGCGATTGGATATTGCTTCGGCGGAACCGGAGTGATTGAACTGGCTCGCAGTGGAGCGAAAGTCAACGGAATCGTCAGCTTCCACGGCGGACTGGATTCGCCATCACCTGATGACGGAGCCAACATCCAAGCAAAAGTCCTGGTTTGTCACGGTGCCGACGACCCATTTGTGCCTAAAGCGGACGTCGAATCAATGATCGCTGAGTTCGATGCCCATGACGTCGATTGGCAAATGAATGTCTATGCCGATGCGGTCCATTCGTTCACGCAGCCAATGGCCGGCGACGACAACAGCAAAGGTGCCGCCTACAACGAGAAAGCAGACCTGCGATCGTGGGACGCCATGCGAGTCTTCTTCCACGAATTGTTCGCTGCTAAACCAGCGGAGTGA
- the fucP gene encoding L-fucose:H+ symporter permease: MAEPIVAEPQAEAEVVPKSYLVAFVLTTFCFALWGFANDITNPLVEAFGRIFNQSNFVSSFVQFAFYGGYCFMALPAALFIKKFSYKTGLLVGLALYALGGLAFIPAASVGEFMPFLIAFFVMTCGLSFLETSANPYILSMGPASTATQRLNLAQSFNPIGSIVGILTAKYAILSNINSLDGPKRAELPIEEFDAMKFSDLAIVRGPYVAIGLVIVTMFVLILVKKMPRNQDSDGSLDIGGTIGRLMANSRYVGGVIAQAFYVGAQIMCWTFTAQYGKGVFMADGMSAGDAATAASSFTLYSMVLFAVARFVCTFLLKYVRPGALLMVLAVGAIGLLVPVMFVGGIVGLWALVGVSGCMSLMFPTIYGIALDRVGDDAKLGAAGLVMAIAGGSIMPPLQGYLIDTWSLNLSFVLPAVCFVVIAIYGLFTSKPEAPVATAAA; the protein is encoded by the coding sequence ATGGCTGAACCAATCGTCGCTGAACCGCAAGCTGAGGCTGAAGTGGTTCCCAAGAGTTACTTGGTCGCGTTTGTTCTGACGACGTTCTGTTTCGCTTTGTGGGGCTTTGCCAACGACATCACCAATCCGTTGGTGGAAGCGTTTGGACGAATCTTCAATCAGAGCAATTTTGTCAGCTCGTTTGTGCAGTTTGCTTTCTATGGTGGCTACTGTTTCATGGCGTTGCCGGCTGCACTGTTCATCAAAAAATTCTCTTACAAGACCGGCCTCCTGGTTGGCCTTGCTCTCTATGCGTTGGGTGGACTCGCTTTCATTCCCGCGGCGAGTGTCGGTGAGTTCATGCCGTTCCTCATCGCATTCTTCGTGATGACCTGCGGACTGAGTTTTTTGGAAACAAGCGCCAACCCCTACATCCTTTCGATGGGGCCGGCATCAACCGCGACGCAGCGTTTGAACCTGGCACAATCCTTCAACCCAATTGGCTCGATCGTCGGCATCCTTACCGCGAAGTACGCCATCCTTTCAAACATCAATTCATTGGATGGTCCCAAACGAGCGGAGTTGCCCATCGAAGAATTTGATGCCATGAAGTTCTCGGACCTGGCGATTGTGCGTGGTCCTTACGTGGCCATTGGGTTGGTGATCGTGACCATGTTTGTGCTGATTTTGGTCAAGAAGATGCCACGCAACCAGGACTCGGATGGATCGCTCGATATCGGCGGAACAATCGGGCGTCTGATGGCGAATTCGCGATATGTCGGCGGTGTGATCGCTCAAGCGTTTTATGTCGGTGCGCAAATCATGTGCTGGACCTTCACTGCCCAGTACGGCAAAGGGGTTTTCATGGCCGATGGGATGTCCGCCGGAGACGCCGCCACTGCCGCATCGTCGTTCACGCTGTATTCGATGGTCTTGTTTGCCGTGGCCCGATTCGTATGCACATTCCTGCTGAAATATGTTCGCCCCGGAGCCCTGCTGATGGTTTTGGCCGTTGGTGCAATCGGGTTGTTGGTTCCCGTCATGTTCGTCGGTGGCATCGTGGGCCTGTGGGCTCTCGTCGGTGTCTCAGGCTGCATGTCTTTGATGTTCCCAACGATCTATGGCATCGCCCTGGATCGAGTGGGGGACGACGCGAAGTTGGGTGCCGCGGGGTTGGTGATGGCGATCGCGGGCGGATCCATCATGCCTCCGCTGCAAGGCTATTTGATCGACACATGGTCGCTGAATTTGTCATTTGTTTTGCCCGCGGTCTGTTTCGTCGTGATTGCAATCTACGGCTTGTTCACCTCAAAACCTGAAGCTCCAGTTGCGACGGCAGCCGCCTGA
- a CDS encoding DMT family transporter, with amino-acid sequence MNEDLGEPRDYLKLHFLVFVWGFTGALGELIQLPAVEIVLFRSAIASVVLGWIVRKTWRVPAKRALAMLATGCLIGAHWVLFFLAVKVANVSVCMVGIATVSLWTALLEPLMIRHRKLRRMDLIFGVCVIAAVAVIFQSELQYAGGFLIAITAAFAAAVFSILNGRFAATTPHRVISLYEMVGACGFCAACLPLSAFYLSEGRGLDLVPSASDFGWLLVLAVVCTVYAYSEYVSLLKRLSVFTINFANNLEPVYGMILGAILFGDYQTLGVGFYVGATAIAILVLAHTGWSRRKRLPIG; translated from the coding sequence TTGAACGAAGATTTGGGTGAACCACGCGACTACCTGAAGTTGCACTTTCTGGTGTTCGTGTGGGGCTTCACCGGCGCCCTTGGCGAATTGATCCAGTTGCCCGCCGTGGAGATCGTGCTGTTCCGCAGTGCGATCGCATCAGTCGTGCTTGGCTGGATCGTCCGCAAGACATGGCGTGTTCCGGCTAAGCGAGCCTTGGCCATGTTGGCGACCGGCTGCTTGATCGGAGCTCACTGGGTGCTGTTCTTCTTGGCGGTGAAAGTCGCCAACGTGTCAGTGTGCATGGTTGGCATCGCGACGGTTTCGTTGTGGACCGCGTTGCTCGAACCGCTGATGATTCGCCACCGCAAACTCCGCCGAATGGATTTGATTTTTGGCGTTTGCGTGATCGCAGCGGTCGCCGTCATCTTCCAAAGCGAACTGCAATACGCCGGTGGATTCCTCATCGCCATCACCGCCGCCTTTGCTGCCGCAGTGTTCTCGATTTTGAATGGACGCTTCGCCGCCACGACTCCCCACCGAGTCATCTCGCTCTACGAAATGGTTGGGGCATGTGGGTTCTGCGCCGCGTGCCTGCCGTTGTCCGCGTTCTATTTAAGTGAAGGACGTGGATTGGATTTGGTCCCCTCAGCCAGTGATTTTGGCTGGCTGCTTGTGTTGGCGGTTGTGTGCACGGTTTACGCCTACAGCGAATACGTTTCGCTTCTCAAACGCCTCTCCGTGTTCACCATCAACTTCGCCAACAACCTCGAGCCGGTTTACGGCATGATTCTCGGTGCGATTCTGTTCGGCGATTATCAGACGTTGGGTGTCGGTTTTTATGTTGGTGCGACCGCGATCGCGATTCTGGTGCTGGCACACACTGGTTGGTCCCGTCGTAAACGATTGCCAATTGGATAA
- the ylqF gene encoding ribosome biogenesis GTPase YlqF, translating into MSIQWFPGHMHKARLEIQSALPKVDVVMEIIDARIPYSSENPMLADLRGDKACLKVLTKSDLADPHRTEEWLEALNSSSSTRARAVTTDDVPTIRRLKSALIGMCPQRKGRLINAMVMGIPNVGKSTIINFLAGRKVAKTGNTPAVTQHQQRVDIGDGVILWDTPGMLWPKVHNVSSGYRLALIGSIKDTAMDYTDVGFFAARYFMEQYPDRLAKRFELESIADTEMAVIEDIGRRRGCLGRNNKVDLERASRILIQEYRTGGLGRLTLETPATMQRERILTQKAMVEAEEAARLKDEKRKKRFKTKQKAQRKSREMDASRRDRRQ; encoded by the coding sequence ATGTCGATCCAATGGTTCCCCGGCCACATGCACAAGGCTCGGCTGGAAATCCAGTCCGCCTTGCCCAAGGTCGACGTGGTGATGGAAATCATCGACGCTCGAATTCCCTATTCGAGCGAAAACCCGATGTTGGCCGACCTTCGAGGTGACAAGGCTTGCCTGAAGGTACTAACCAAGTCGGACTTGGCCGACCCGCATCGGACCGAAGAGTGGCTGGAGGCTCTGAATAGTTCCAGCTCCACCCGGGCTCGCGCTGTCACGACCGACGACGTGCCCACGATCAGGCGATTGAAATCCGCTTTGATAGGCATGTGCCCTCAGCGAAAGGGGCGGTTGATCAATGCCATGGTCATGGGCATTCCCAATGTTGGGAAATCGACGATCATCAACTTTCTGGCTGGACGAAAAGTCGCCAAGACTGGAAACACGCCAGCGGTAACACAGCATCAACAACGCGTCGACATCGGCGACGGAGTGATTCTATGGGACACACCTGGGATGCTCTGGCCCAAGGTGCACAACGTCAGCAGTGGCTATCGGCTGGCACTGATCGGATCCATCAAAGACACCGCGATGGATTATACCGACGTGGGTTTCTTTGCAGCTCGGTACTTCATGGAGCAGTACCCAGATCGACTGGCCAAGCGTTTCGAACTGGAATCCATCGCAGATACAGAAATGGCGGTGATCGAAGACATTGGTCGCCGACGAGGATGCTTGGGGCGAAACAACAAGGTTGACTTGGAACGAGCTTCCCGAATCCTGATTCAAGAGTACCGAACCGGTGGCTTGGGACGGCTGACGCTCGAGACTCCCGCGACGATGCAGCGCGAACGCATTCTCACGCAAAAGGCGATGGTCGAAGCGGAAGAAGCCGCTCGCCTGAAGGACGAGAAACGCAAGAAGCGATTCAAAACCAAGCAAAAAGCACAACGCAAGTCACGCGAAATGGATGCTTCGCGTCGCGATCGCCGGCAGTGA
- a CDS encoding LptF/LptG family permease, with protein MIPTRLTRTILFEILRIFVVALVVLTLLILLIAVGRELFRKGLGAMAVLQLLPFAIPISLQHAVPATALFSVCCVYGRMAADGEISTVKASGISPLRLLQPAIVFAALLSPVAVYCSDMAVSWGKPGVKRVVLLSIEDIAYRLLERDHSYTSDHGFSIHVREIDGRRMISPRVTVRGKGDDAFTVTASEGQLMMDEETQSLVLKLVDSQVNRGKGLQGDFYGEHRFEIPIGNALEEDDISTRSPSELPLRLIRNERLRQRERTHAKIGELAAFTGFSLLTSRPAEIGGEKSSAIQSGLKSSRHRLTRLQTEPWRRWAEGFTCFFFVLVGAPLAIVAKTSDYWTTFGMCFLPTILVYYPLYLLGLDQAKAGDMPPYGVWIGNLVLSGVGMMLIARVRRY; from the coding sequence GTGATTCCCACCCGTCTGACACGTACGATTCTCTTCGAGATCCTCCGGATTTTCGTCGTTGCGCTGGTCGTGTTGACGCTTTTGATCCTGCTGATCGCGGTCGGACGTGAATTGTTTCGCAAAGGCTTGGGCGCGATGGCGGTCCTGCAATTGCTCCCCTTTGCGATCCCAATCTCGTTGCAACACGCGGTTCCCGCGACGGCGTTGTTTTCGGTTTGCTGCGTTTATGGACGAATGGCGGCCGACGGCGAAATTTCGACGGTCAAGGCATCAGGTATTTCGCCGCTGAGATTACTGCAACCGGCAATTGTGTTCGCCGCCTTGCTCAGTCCAGTCGCAGTGTATTGCAGCGACATGGCGGTTTCTTGGGGAAAACCCGGCGTCAAACGAGTCGTGCTGCTATCGATCGAAGACATCGCGTATCGCTTGCTGGAACGCGATCACTCCTACACGTCGGATCACGGTTTCTCGATCCACGTTCGCGAAATTGACGGTCGCCGAATGATTTCGCCTCGGGTGACCGTTCGCGGCAAAGGCGACGATGCTTTCACCGTGACCGCCAGCGAAGGCCAATTGATGATGGACGAGGAGACTCAATCTCTCGTTCTGAAACTGGTCGACAGCCAAGTGAACCGCGGAAAGGGTCTACAAGGCGATTTCTACGGTGAACATCGCTTCGAGATTCCAATTGGCAATGCGTTGGAAGAAGACGACATTTCCACCCGCAGTCCGAGTGAGTTGCCTCTTCGTTTGATTCGAAACGAGCGACTACGTCAACGCGAACGCACCCACGCGAAAATTGGGGAACTGGCCGCGTTCACCGGGTTCTCGTTGTTGACTTCGCGACCTGCTGAAATTGGCGGCGAAAAATCTTCCGCGATTCAGTCGGGGTTGAAGTCCAGTCGCCATCGCTTAACGCGTTTACAAACCGAACCTTGGCGTCGCTGGGCGGAAGGCTTCACCTGTTTCTTCTTCGTGCTCGTCGGGGCGCCCCTCGCCATTGTGGCCAAGACCAGTGACTACTGGACGACGTTCGGAATGTGCTTTCTTCCGACAATCTTGGTTTACTACCCGCTCTATTTGCTGGGTCTCGACCAGGCCAAAGCAGGCGACATGCCGCCCTATGGGGTTTGGATCGGCAACTTGGTTCTGTCCGGTGTCGGGATGATGCTGATCGCTCGAGTTCGGCGATACTAA
- a CDS encoding alpha/beta hydrolase family protein produces the protein MFVNSFQSLASPSTRKFLIGCSVVLISALLAVPASAQRNKRGEDPALKPRPVKLKTKDNIELTAFYFPSAEGKNAVPVLLIHEWKGQGSPYQKLCMSMRSAGLAVLLVEYRGHGNSRQYTTPSGETKDFNISRMGKRDIQAIIQYDLEEAKQFLKDENNEGRLNLNALTVLGIQEGAIMAAHWAVRDWGFPSVGRMKQGQDVKALVYVSPVKNFNGLTIDSTLRDRNVGSLPTMIVAGKNSPEADEAERLGGRITALRKRSKIGGLEVKTESTSLSGAALINEVPSTASDIVKFIKANVPVSESENEWIKR, from the coding sequence ATGTTTGTAAACTCTTTTCAGTCACTCGCATCGCCATCGACTCGCAAGTTTCTGATCGGATGCTCCGTCGTTTTGATTTCGGCGTTGCTAGCCGTTCCCGCTTCTGCGCAGCGAAACAAACGCGGCGAAGACCCGGCCCTCAAACCGCGTCCCGTCAAACTCAAAACCAAAGACAACATCGAGCTGACCGCGTTTTACTTCCCTTCCGCGGAAGGCAAGAATGCGGTTCCAGTGCTGTTGATTCACGAGTGGAAAGGCCAGGGATCGCCCTACCAAAAGCTCTGCATGAGCATGCGTTCTGCTGGATTGGCGGTTTTGTTGGTCGAATACCGCGGCCATGGAAACAGCCGCCAATACACGACCCCAAGTGGTGAGACGAAAGACTTCAACATTTCCCGAATGGGCAAACGCGACATCCAGGCAATCATTCAGTATGACCTGGAAGAAGCCAAGCAATTCTTGAAGGACGAAAACAACGAAGGTCGCTTGAACCTGAATGCCTTGACGGTTCTCGGCATTCAAGAAGGAGCGATCATGGCGGCACACTGGGCCGTTCGTGACTGGGGATTCCCCAGTGTCGGCCGAATGAAACAGGGACAAGACGTCAAAGCTCTCGTCTACGTTTCCCCGGTCAAGAACTTCAACGGGCTGACAATCGATTCTACTTTGCGTGATCGCAACGTCGGGTCTCTTCCCACGATGATCGTCGCTGGGAAAAACAGCCCCGAAGCTGATGAGGCGGAACGACTGGGCGGACGAATCACCGCTCTTCGCAAACGATCGAAGATTGGTGGATTGGAAGTCAAAACCGAAAGCACCAGCCTGAGTGGAGCAGCGTTGATCAACGAAGTCCCCTCGACCGCTTCTGACATCGTCAAGTTCATCAAAGCGAATGTCCCAGTCAGCGAAAGCGAAAACGAATGGATCAAGCGTTGA